The following coding sequences lie in one Myxococcus xanthus genomic window:
- a CDS encoding class I SAM-dependent methyltransferase produces MPNLLDMPRQALMDLRSRLSHSTLVSQLPRNVVPDSLSLSSPAPQDFALADPERVEAWRRACERYVRPGQVVMDACTGTGLRTFLAASRQPKKLYAVDGSRLLDTAQWVARRNGLEHIDFVRAQPWQYQMPEKVDVLLHELLGDALFDAGLVPRILDLRNRVLKPGGRILPNRFEVFVEPVQLRDEACIPFIWSQRFPSVDYSCLQTLREAMNPSYFTRVIRSYEVDHLLCDPEPAFAFDLETMVADGLPHRVRFSRPVVDEGRVDGFCLFYKVAFDAELSFNVSPLRGQNYAGMMLLRVDSRDFERFETLSFELDMVEHADVRTWRWQFT; encoded by the coding sequence ATGCCCAATCTGCTCGACATGCCTCGCCAGGCATTGATGGACCTGCGTTCACGGCTCAGCCATTCGACGCTCGTGTCCCAGCTACCGCGCAACGTCGTGCCGGACAGTCTGTCCCTGTCCAGTCCGGCGCCTCAGGATTTCGCGCTCGCGGACCCGGAGCGGGTGGAGGCATGGCGGAGAGCCTGCGAACGGTATGTGCGGCCCGGGCAGGTCGTCATGGATGCGTGCACCGGAACGGGCCTGCGGACCTTCCTGGCGGCCAGCCGTCAGCCGAAGAAGCTGTACGCGGTGGATGGCTCGCGGCTGCTGGACACGGCGCAGTGGGTGGCGCGCCGCAACGGGCTGGAGCACATCGACTTCGTGCGCGCGCAGCCCTGGCAGTACCAGATGCCGGAGAAGGTGGACGTCCTGCTGCATGAGTTGCTGGGCGATGCCCTCTTCGACGCGGGGCTGGTCCCCCGCATCCTGGACCTGCGCAACCGGGTCCTGAAGCCCGGAGGCCGCATCCTGCCCAACCGCTTCGAGGTCTTCGTGGAGCCGGTGCAGCTGCGGGACGAGGCGTGCATCCCCTTCATCTGGAGCCAGCGCTTCCCCAGCGTGGACTACAGCTGCCTGCAGACGCTGCGCGAGGCGATGAACCCGTCCTACTTCACGCGCGTCATCCGCTCCTACGAGGTGGACCACCTGTTGTGCGACCCGGAGCCCGCCTTCGCCTTCGACCTGGAGACGATGGTGGCCGACGGCCTGCCGCACCGCGTGCGCTTCTCGCGACCAGTGGTGGACGAGGGGCGCGTGGACGGCTTCTGCCTCTTCTACAAGGTGGCCTTCGACGCGGAGCTGTCCTTCAACGTGTCGCCGCTGCGAGGGCAGAACTACGCGGGGATGATGCTCTTGCGCGTGGACTCGCGGGATTTCGAGCGCTTTGAAACGCTGTCCTTCGAACTGGACATGGTGGAGCACGCCGACGTGCGCACCTGGCGCTGGCAGTTCACCTGA
- a CDS encoding aminotransferase class I/II-fold pyridoxal phosphate-dependent enzyme gives MPTYPSTPREAFHLLRALSEDLSHADRRPRALAELRELAELSRHQPESAPLRLVTVTVTVGASQERLELFLLPSIFAPEAWAYTFLEGLLSVPLDEYAGKRLVEVGAGSGWICIALAKFTRLAHVHGADLNPHSPVVARCNAWLNGDEALASRLSFGESDLLRGIPSDAPWDFVVGCIPQVLRGEEDLPSELSQADEQALYDLSNYCTLQNVYEDHFGLGLIARLLDEAPERLSPTGRLLLNLAGRPGRVIIERMFTRRGFDTRVRVARRVMQAADTDIRPLVALEQRTGREFEFFMEARSPEPLRAATALGWLQAGNPVWHEVAVWEARLALPRETLALRAALRELGASALQEELDLGAASAEQLGFVADLAARLARGPLMPYAHEAGDASFRRQVVRYLDRYFGLRLAEEEVFVAPEREQAVYSLLMATCDAGDEVLVSRNLHPLYARALEKAGVRATVTHTSLAEIRRLLSAFDVKMVLLTVEKGERTNLSVLRDIVAEAARRGIWVVLDESAFFNITGGVEPHTLFEFLAREAHAPNLVVLYGLIKNAVWPDLELTLLMPVPQPLRGDLEAAAEVTYSRISTLAQAFYERTFADLLSFRISFAEPEAPAPRGPPVVTLPRSRRMARLMTFPAFAPKVFREDDAELVRLDYGENEGPLPPPLVEGLIAAGVAPREPAPQTGLVEAVSAFLLESRAVRYAPDELAVAPGVWPLIHHLGVALRQRLGRTPRVYVSTPCYGVLPPTFVSAGCDVEQGPLSGLLARRGQGGGVPDAIVVSQPSNPSGVYLAREELVALATYVVEQRCLLVSDEIFGLVNLTSPTAETVPSPVTLEGAVPGIGARTVLLGGLSKEFAAGGLRVGWLATKDRALAAAVRDSGPGVLHLMTARAAAYLYAAYARSPDGQLLYPARHRTLRSFLVKMRRELAEKRELLAGALPGDGRSDAGDAGGLFLSPRMTAWLGQEVDGVRLTPENLPRVVYEHTHVVLNGGPWCGDPERARAVFSIPRDALLRAREQLLRFGAKLRGGPSES, from the coding sequence ATGCCGACCTACCCCTCCACACCCCGTGAGGCGTTTCACCTGCTGCGCGCACTGTCCGAGGACCTGTCCCATGCGGACAGGCGCCCGCGCGCGCTGGCCGAGCTCCGCGAGCTGGCGGAGCTGTCTCGCCACCAACCCGAATCGGCGCCGCTGCGGCTGGTGACGGTGACGGTGACGGTGGGCGCCTCGCAGGAGCGGTTGGAGTTGTTCCTGCTGCCGTCCATCTTCGCTCCGGAGGCGTGGGCCTACACCTTCCTGGAGGGCCTGCTGAGCGTCCCGCTGGATGAGTATGCGGGAAAGCGGCTGGTGGAAGTCGGCGCGGGCTCGGGATGGATTTGCATCGCGCTGGCGAAGTTCACCCGGCTGGCGCACGTGCATGGCGCGGACCTCAATCCGCATTCGCCCGTGGTGGCGCGCTGCAACGCGTGGCTCAACGGAGACGAGGCGCTGGCGTCGCGCCTGTCCTTCGGGGAGAGCGACCTGTTGCGCGGGATACCTTCGGATGCCCCGTGGGACTTCGTGGTGGGCTGCATTCCGCAAGTCCTCCGGGGCGAGGAGGATTTGCCCTCCGAGCTGTCCCAGGCCGACGAGCAGGCGCTCTACGACTTGTCCAACTACTGCACGCTGCAGAACGTCTACGAGGACCACTTCGGGCTCGGGCTCATCGCGCGATTGCTGGACGAAGCGCCGGAGCGTCTGTCGCCCACCGGACGGCTGCTGCTCAACCTCGCGGGCAGGCCAGGGCGCGTCATCATCGAGCGGATGTTCACCCGCCGCGGCTTCGACACGCGCGTGCGGGTGGCTCGCCGGGTGATGCAGGCGGCGGACACGGACATCCGTCCCCTGGTGGCGCTGGAGCAGCGCACTGGCCGCGAGTTCGAGTTCTTCATGGAGGCGCGCAGCCCGGAGCCGCTGCGGGCGGCCACCGCGCTGGGCTGGCTCCAGGCCGGGAACCCGGTGTGGCACGAGGTGGCGGTGTGGGAGGCGCGGCTTGCGCTGCCTCGCGAGACGCTGGCGCTGCGGGCCGCACTGCGCGAGCTGGGCGCTTCCGCGTTGCAGGAGGAACTGGACCTGGGCGCGGCGTCGGCGGAGCAGCTGGGCTTCGTGGCCGACCTAGCGGCGCGACTGGCGCGGGGACCGCTGATGCCCTACGCGCACGAAGCGGGAGACGCGTCCTTCCGCCGGCAGGTGGTGCGCTACCTGGACCGGTACTTCGGGCTGCGGCTGGCGGAAGAGGAGGTCTTCGTCGCGCCCGAGCGCGAGCAGGCGGTGTACTCGCTGCTGATGGCGACCTGCGACGCGGGCGACGAGGTGCTGGTGTCGCGCAACCTCCATCCGCTCTACGCCCGTGCGCTGGAGAAGGCGGGTGTGCGCGCCACGGTGACACACACGTCGCTGGCGGAGATTCGCCGGTTGTTGTCCGCGTTCGACGTGAAGATGGTGCTGCTCACGGTGGAGAAGGGGGAGCGCACCAACCTGTCCGTGCTGCGCGACATCGTCGCGGAGGCGGCGCGCCGGGGCATCTGGGTGGTGCTGGACGAAAGCGCCTTCTTCAACATCACCGGCGGCGTGGAGCCGCACACGCTCTTCGAGTTCCTGGCCCGTGAGGCCCACGCCCCCAACCTGGTGGTGCTCTATGGCCTCATCAAGAACGCGGTGTGGCCGGACCTGGAGCTGACGCTGCTCATGCCGGTGCCGCAGCCGCTGCGGGGGGACTTGGAGGCCGCGGCGGAAGTCACGTACTCGCGCATCAGCACCCTGGCGCAAGCGTTCTACGAGCGCACCTTCGCTGACTTGCTGTCGTTCCGCATCTCCTTCGCGGAGCCGGAAGCGCCCGCGCCGCGCGGGCCTCCGGTGGTGACGCTGCCCCGCTCGCGACGGATGGCGCGGCTGATGACCTTCCCCGCGTTCGCGCCCAAGGTGTTCCGCGAGGACGACGCGGAGCTGGTGCGTCTGGATTACGGAGAGAACGAAGGGCCGCTGCCGCCTCCCTTGGTGGAGGGTCTCATCGCCGCCGGTGTCGCGCCGCGCGAGCCCGCACCGCAGACAGGGCTGGTCGAGGCGGTGTCGGCCTTCCTGCTGGAGTCGCGCGCGGTGCGCTACGCGCCGGACGAGCTGGCGGTGGCGCCGGGCGTGTGGCCGCTCATCCACCACCTGGGCGTGGCGCTGCGCCAGCGGCTGGGACGCACGCCGCGCGTCTATGTGTCGACGCCGTGCTACGGCGTGTTGCCGCCCACCTTCGTCTCCGCGGGGTGTGACGTGGAGCAGGGGCCGCTGTCGGGGCTGCTGGCCCGGCGAGGGCAGGGCGGTGGCGTGCCGGATGCCATCGTCGTGTCGCAGCCGTCGAACCCCTCCGGTGTCTACCTGGCCCGCGAGGAGCTGGTGGCCCTGGCCACCTATGTGGTGGAGCAGCGCTGTCTGCTGGTCTCGGACGAAATCTTCGGACTGGTGAACCTCACCAGCCCCACCGCGGAGACGGTGCCCAGCCCCGTGACGCTGGAAGGCGCGGTACCCGGCATCGGCGCCCGCACGGTGCTGCTGGGAGGACTGTCCAAGGAGTTCGCGGCCGGTGGGCTCCGCGTGGGGTGGCTCGCGACGAAGGACCGGGCGCTGGCCGCGGCGGTGCGTGACAGCGGCCCTGGGGTGCTCCACCTGATGACGGCGCGCGCGGCGGCGTACCTGTATGCGGCATATGCCCGCAGCCCGGATGGCCAGCTGCTGTATCCCGCACGGCACCGCACCCTGCGGTCCTTCCTGGTGAAGATGCGGCGGGAGCTGGCGGAGAAGCGCGAGCTGCTGGCCGGAGCGCTGCCAGGGGATGGGCGCTCGGACGCGGGGGACGCGGGCGGACTCTTCTTGTCGCCGCGGATGACGGCATGGCTGGGGCAGGAGGTCGACGGGGTGCGGCTCACGCCGGAGAACCTTCCTCGCGTGGTGTACGAGCACACGCACGTCGTCCTCAATGGCGGCCCGTGGTGTGGGGATCCGGAGCGGGCGCGGGCCGTGTTCTCGATTCCCCGGGACGCGCTGCTCCGGGCGCGTGAGCAGCTCTTGCGCTTCGGCGCGAAGCTGCGCGGCGGGCCTTCCGAGTCTTGA
- a CDS encoding DUSAM domain-containing protein gives MAESIDWDPVRELARRVEAGEPLSLTSEVRALLLRSAREVGIPEEDAHAAVAGVATATALLHETRRRIRDGSQRLMRALTGARRLRDAGDAAGARALLEDVLAVEQVPLYREQAELALDDME, from the coding sequence ATGGCCGAGTCGATTGATTGGGACCCGGTGCGTGAACTGGCGCGTCGCGTGGAGGCCGGTGAGCCGCTGTCGCTGACGTCCGAAGTGCGCGCCTTGCTCCTTCGTTCGGCACGGGAGGTGGGCATTCCCGAAGAGGATGCACATGCCGCCGTCGCGGGCGTCGCCACGGCGACAGCGCTTCTTCACGAGACTCGCCGCCGCATTCGTGATGGCTCGCAACGTCTCATGCGCGCGCTGACAGGGGCCCGCCGGCTTCGGGACGCGGGCGACGCCGCTGGCGCGCGCGCGCTCCTGGAAGACGTGCTCGCGGTGGAGCAGGTGCCCCTCTATCGCGAGCAGGCCGAGTTGGCCCTGGACGACATGGAGTGA
- a CDS encoding rhomboid family intramembrane serine protease, translated as MMLFLPLGVDNTELERLPRVSITIAAICVVAFFISWVVPSAPMGVGENELRSLLEQSLEHPDLEFPPACAERLLSDSGRRLVRNMRQRAAESDGAESVTNRQQGLNERCEELIAQHDSSLLSRFSLVPARGFVQPGWLTYMFLHLGWMHLLGNLLFFYVASLLLEDAWGRPLFAGFYVVGGLVAGVAHYAIDPSSESVMVGASGAVAACMGAFCLRFAQRRVRIGYFVWLLKIFRGTFPVPGWVWGGLWFGNEVLNYYLLGNNTGVAVMAHIGGFAFGFAGASLLRVTRLEERVVAPALAAKQGGWVADPRLAEAQAALDQGDRTAARAGFQRLLKTQPDHTDALLALGRMELEDGETQAGTARVERALHTLAGRSSTDALWFAMEPLVSLLPIDALRPASAWKLARALDTEDAPPASLETTEALYSVAGGGAGIIAVRALIRATELRMAHYKDLERAAGYLARAKPLLTGEAATAGDRVRELDAEITRVLKENAWKKRDAAPTPTVDAPPAPPRVFPCRIVSMTDMALTVEAANGQRRTMAMTEVLAIAVGMLPVAGPPGTPPRQTMLTDLVLSWGSANEGPRVLRVNVAGLALNHFYPGVAPREAYARFLADMLERTNANALPDASSLKQGQYPRFNSEAELSQHYYGVSTAAA; from the coding sequence ATGATGCTGTTCCTGCCCCTGGGGGTGGACAACACCGAGCTGGAGCGTCTGCCTCGGGTGTCCATCACCATCGCGGCCATCTGTGTCGTGGCCTTCTTCATCTCCTGGGTCGTGCCGTCCGCCCCCATGGGCGTGGGTGAGAACGAGCTGCGCTCCCTGCTGGAGCAGTCGCTCGAGCACCCAGACCTGGAGTTCCCTCCCGCGTGTGCGGAGCGGTTGCTGTCCGATTCGGGCCGAAGGCTGGTGCGCAACATGCGCCAACGCGCCGCGGAATCCGACGGAGCGGAGAGCGTGACGAACCGGCAGCAGGGACTGAATGAGCGCTGCGAGGAGCTCATCGCCCAGCACGATTCGAGCCTGCTCTCGCGCTTCTCCCTGGTGCCCGCGCGGGGATTCGTTCAGCCCGGCTGGCTCACGTACATGTTCCTCCACTTGGGGTGGATGCACCTGCTGGGAAACCTGCTGTTCTTCTACGTGGCCAGCCTGCTGCTCGAGGATGCCTGGGGCCGGCCGCTGTTCGCGGGCTTCTACGTCGTGGGCGGGCTGGTGGCGGGCGTGGCCCACTATGCAATCGACCCCTCGTCGGAGTCGGTGATGGTGGGTGCCTCCGGTGCCGTGGCCGCATGCATGGGCGCCTTCTGTCTGCGCTTCGCCCAGCGACGGGTCCGCATCGGCTACTTCGTCTGGCTGCTGAAAATCTTCCGAGGCACCTTCCCCGTTCCCGGTTGGGTCTGGGGCGGCCTGTGGTTCGGCAACGAGGTGCTGAACTACTACCTCCTGGGCAACAACACGGGCGTCGCGGTGATGGCCCACATCGGCGGTTTCGCCTTCGGCTTCGCCGGCGCGTCGCTGCTGCGCGTCACGCGGTTGGAGGAGCGGGTGGTGGCGCCCGCGCTCGCCGCGAAGCAGGGTGGCTGGGTGGCCGACCCGCGGCTGGCGGAGGCCCAGGCGGCGCTCGACCAGGGAGACCGCACGGCCGCGCGGGCGGGCTTCCAGCGCTTGCTGAAGACGCAGCCGGACCACACCGACGCGTTGCTGGCGTTGGGCCGCATGGAGCTGGAGGACGGCGAGACGCAGGCCGGCACGGCGCGGGTGGAGCGGGCGCTCCATACGCTCGCGGGTCGCTCCTCCACGGACGCGCTGTGGTTCGCGATGGAGCCATTGGTCTCGCTGCTGCCCATCGACGCGCTGCGGCCCGCCTCCGCGTGGAAGCTGGCGCGGGCGCTGGACACGGAAGACGCGCCACCGGCCTCGTTGGAGACGACGGAAGCCCTGTACAGCGTGGCGGGCGGGGGCGCGGGCATCATCGCGGTGCGAGCACTCATCCGCGCCACGGAGCTGCGGATGGCGCACTACAAGGACCTCGAGCGGGCAGCGGGCTACCTCGCGCGCGCCAAGCCGCTGCTGACGGGAGAAGCCGCGACGGCGGGTGACCGGGTCCGGGAGCTGGACGCCGAAATCACGCGGGTGCTGAAAGAGAACGCATGGAAGAAGCGGGACGCTGCGCCAACACCCACCGTGGACGCACCACCCGCGCCGCCGCGCGTCTTCCCCTGCCGCATCGTGAGCATGACGGACATGGCCCTCACCGTGGAGGCCGCCAATGGTCAACGCCGGACGATGGCCATGACGGAGGTGCTGGCGATTGCCGTGGGAATGCTGCCCGTCGCCGGGCCACCGGGGACGCCTCCGCGACAAACCATGCTCACCGACCTGGTGCTCTCCTGGGGGAGCGCCAACGAGGGACCGCGGGTGCTGCGGGTGAACGTCGCGGGGCTCGCGCTGAACCACTTCTATCCGGGGGTGGCGCCGCGTGAGGCCTATGCGCGATTCCTGGCGGACATGCTGGAGCGCACCAACGCCAACGCGCTTCCGGATGCCTCGTCGCTGAAGCAGGGGCAATACCCGCGATTCAATAGCGAGGCGGAGTTGAGCCAGCACTACTACGGCGTGAGCACTGCGGCGGCCTGA
- a CDS encoding DUF2019 domain-containing protein, translating to MTLEELVEQFAQNVAAQNEAIFRGDAKTGNKHARKYGDAVDKLLAHGNAGRDALAVLLKHERMDVRVMAAAHLLRYRTAEAKAVLEEAAKGQGLVPFGAQQALKRWEEGTWALDPE from the coding sequence ATGACGTTGGAAGAGCTTGTGGAGCAGTTCGCCCAGAACGTGGCCGCGCAGAACGAGGCCATCTTCCGGGGAGACGCCAAGACCGGGAACAAGCACGCCAGGAAGTACGGTGACGCCGTCGACAAGCTCCTGGCCCATGGCAATGCCGGACGTGATGCACTCGCCGTGCTGCTCAAGCATGAGCGAATGGACGTGCGAGTGATGGCCGCCGCACATCTGCTCCGCTATCGGACGGCCGAAGCCAAAGCGGTCCTGGAGGAGGCCGCCAAGGGACAGGGGTTGGTCCCGTTCGGAGCGCAGCAGGCATTGAAGCGCTGGGAAGAGGGAACCTGGGCGCTCGATCCGGAGTAG
- a CDS encoding site-2 protease family protein, protein MRAARGSFQIGSFRGIPVRVHFSLLLVLPLLAFLFGGAFRRAAEVAEVPPERLGGSPALWGLVVALGLFASVFIHELAHTVYALRRGGTVRSITLMMVGGVSELTEAPPRPRDEALMAAVGPLTSILLAVLLGGATWLLQEARSFNVQFAFFYMASLNLFLGVFNLLPAFPMDGGRIVRASLAGRLGMVRATQVASWLGRGFAMLFGVWAVLSFNPFLAVIAFFIFMGAQGEAQQVRMKTTLERVPVADLMTPRRVGVDAGASLEQALWDLRRERLLLLPVTEGGRPVGQVSLETVRGVPDSERMTRTAREVMVPAVVVRLDEDGWTALRRMAEEERPQLVVVEADGALAGTLDVNDVQRGMELYQAREERSGQQERRWRQERPA, encoded by the coding sequence GTTCCTTTCAAATCGGCTCGTTCCGCGGCATTCCCGTCCGCGTCCACTTCTCACTGTTGCTTGTCCTTCCGCTGCTTGCGTTTCTGTTCGGCGGCGCCTTCCGGCGCGCGGCGGAGGTGGCCGAAGTCCCCCCGGAGCGACTCGGCGGCTCGCCTGCGCTGTGGGGGCTGGTGGTGGCGTTGGGCTTGTTCGCGTCCGTGTTCATTCACGAACTGGCGCACACCGTGTACGCGCTGCGCCGTGGCGGGACGGTGCGCTCGATTACGTTGATGATGGTGGGCGGTGTGTCGGAGTTGACGGAGGCGCCGCCGCGTCCCCGGGACGAAGCGCTGATGGCCGCGGTGGGGCCGCTGACGAGCATCCTGCTGGCGGTGCTGCTCGGCGGCGCGACGTGGCTGCTCCAGGAGGCGCGCTCGTTCAACGTCCAGTTCGCGTTCTTCTACATGGCCAGCCTGAACCTGTTCCTGGGCGTGTTCAACCTGCTGCCCGCGTTCCCCATGGATGGCGGGCGCATCGTCCGCGCGTCGCTGGCGGGACGGCTGGGGATGGTGCGCGCGACGCAGGTGGCGTCCTGGCTGGGACGCGGGTTCGCGATGCTGTTCGGCGTATGGGCGGTGCTGTCGTTCAACCCGTTCCTGGCCGTCATCGCGTTCTTCATCTTCATGGGCGCGCAGGGGGAGGCGCAGCAGGTGCGGATGAAGACGACGCTGGAGCGTGTGCCGGTGGCCGACTTGATGACGCCGCGCCGGGTGGGCGTGGACGCGGGGGCGTCGCTGGAGCAGGCGCTGTGGGACTTGCGGCGTGAACGGCTGTTGCTGCTGCCGGTGACGGAGGGCGGAAGGCCGGTGGGGCAGGTGTCGCTGGAGACGGTGAGGGGCGTGCCAGATTCGGAGCGCATGACGCGCACCGCGCGCGAGGTGATGGTGCCCGCCGTGGTGGTGCGGCTGGATGAGGATGGGTGGACGGCGCTGCGGCGCATGGCCGAGGAGGAGAGGCCCCAGCTCGTCGTGGTGGAGGCGGATGGGGCGCTGGCGGGGACGCTCGACGTGAACGACGTGCAGCGCGGTATGGAGCTGTATCAGGCGCGCGAGGAGCGCAGTGGTCAGCAGGAGCGGCGGTGGCGGCAGGAGCGGCCGGCGTGA
- a CDS encoding ABC transporter ATP-binding protein codes for MAEPAQRNAIELMNVHKSFGAQHVLRGVDLVVPTGTTCVLLGVSGSGKTVLMKHLDGLLRPDRGTVRVDGEDLAWLDAAGLERVRRKMGILFQGGALFDSLTVEDNVAFPLRERLHLVESEVRERVQRVLALVGLEDAAKQRPGELSGGMLKRAAFARAVVLEPKILLYDDPTAGLDPLRTQSVVDVILTGKHRLHASALVITPDVASAFQVGDSLALLHEGRIIEHAPPEAFRQSQHPAVQAFLHDWLSRRARASGHASPPLH; via the coding sequence ATGGCCGAGCCGGCGCAGCGCAATGCCATCGAGTTGATGAACGTCCACAAGTCCTTCGGCGCCCAGCACGTGCTGCGGGGCGTGGACCTGGTGGTGCCCACGGGCACCACGTGCGTGCTGCTGGGCGTGTCGGGCTCTGGGAAGACGGTGCTGATGAAGCACCTGGACGGCCTGCTGCGTCCGGACCGCGGCACGGTGCGCGTGGACGGCGAGGACCTGGCCTGGCTGGATGCCGCGGGGCTCGAGCGCGTGCGCCGCAAGATGGGCATCCTCTTCCAGGGCGGCGCGCTCTTCGACTCGCTCACCGTCGAGGACAACGTCGCCTTCCCGCTGCGCGAACGGCTCCATCTGGTGGAGAGCGAGGTGCGCGAGCGCGTGCAGCGGGTGCTGGCGCTGGTGGGCCTGGAGGACGCGGCGAAGCAGCGCCCGGGCGAACTCTCCGGTGGCATGCTCAAGCGCGCCGCCTTTGCCCGTGCCGTGGTGCTGGAGCCGAAAATCCTCCTCTATGACGACCCCACCGCGGGGTTGGATCCGCTGAGGACCCAGTCCGTGGTGGACGTCATCCTCACCGGCAAGCACCGGCTCCATGCCTCGGCGCTCGTCATCACCCCGGACGTGGCCTCCGCCTTCCAGGTGGGTGACAGCCTGGCGCTGCTCCATGAAGGACGCATCATCGAACACGCCCCGCCCGAGGCCTTCCGCCAGTCCCAACACCCCGCGGTCCAGGCCTTCCTCCATGACTGGCTGTCGCGCCGTGCGCGCGCTTCCGGGCATGCCTCACCGCCGCTGCATTGA
- a CDS encoding fatty acid desaturase family protein, giving the protein MSQATKAKFLESGPFLQDLRARVEVYLGASGRSPRDLPRMYAKTVVILGWFAASYLWLLLGASGPWGAVAGCVSLGLAIAGVGFSVQHDANHGSYSVHRGINRILGWTLDVIGGSSYVWSWKHNIFHHSHTNVVGLDEDIDIQPLCRLAPGQRLHTAHRFQHAYIWGLYALLPMKWHFIDDFKDLVTGRVGRQQMPRPGGLKLAGALGGKLLFYGWAIALPLFFRPLWQVALCYALASFVLGLTLATVFQLAHCVEEADFSLPPEANRPFSRDWATHQVASTVDFARGNSLVSWYLGGLNFQVEHHLFPRVCHLHYPALSRIVEDTCREHGIRYRANESVGAALKSHVRWLKRMGQPAIEGAV; this is encoded by the coding sequence TTGTCGCAAGCAACGAAGGCGAAGTTTCTCGAGTCGGGGCCCTTCCTCCAGGACCTCCGGGCGCGGGTGGAGGTTTATCTGGGGGCGAGCGGGCGCTCGCCTCGTGACCTCCCGCGCATGTACGCGAAGACGGTGGTCATCCTGGGCTGGTTCGCGGCCTCTTATCTCTGGCTCCTCTTGGGAGCCTCAGGCCCGTGGGGGGCGGTCGCCGGGTGCGTGTCCCTGGGGCTGGCCATCGCGGGCGTGGGGTTCAGCGTCCAGCACGACGCCAACCACGGAAGCTACTCGGTGCATCGGGGCATCAACCGGATTCTCGGGTGGACGCTCGATGTCATCGGTGGCTCGTCCTATGTGTGGAGCTGGAAGCACAACATCTTCCATCACAGCCACACGAACGTGGTCGGGCTCGATGAGGACATCGATATCCAGCCGCTGTGCCGGCTGGCTCCTGGCCAGCGGCTGCACACGGCGCATCGCTTCCAGCATGCCTACATCTGGGGGCTCTACGCGCTGCTTCCCATGAAGTGGCACTTCATCGATGACTTCAAGGACCTGGTCACCGGACGCGTGGGACGGCAGCAGATGCCGCGCCCCGGCGGGCTGAAGCTGGCCGGGGCCCTGGGCGGGAAGCTGCTGTTCTATGGCTGGGCCATCGCGCTGCCGTTGTTCTTCCGCCCGCTCTGGCAGGTCGCGCTGTGTTACGCGCTCGCCTCGTTCGTGCTCGGGCTGACGCTGGCCACCGTGTTCCAGCTGGCGCACTGCGTGGAGGAGGCGGACTTCTCCCTGCCGCCGGAAGCCAACCGTCCCTTCTCCCGTGACTGGGCCACGCATCAGGTCGCGTCGACAGTGGACTTCGCACGAGGCAATTCGCTGGTGAGCTGGTACCTGGGAGGGCTGAACTTCCAGGTGGAGCACCATCTCTTCCCTCGGGTGTGTCACCTGCACTACCCGGCGCTTTCGCGCATTGTCGAGGACACCTGCCGGGAGCACGGCATTCGCTACCGGGCGAACGAGAGCGTCGGTGCGGCGTTGAAGAGCCATGTGCGTTGGCTCAAACGGATGGGGCAGCCAGCCATCGAGGGGGCGGTATGA